Proteins from one Mycobacterium sp. SMC-2 genomic window:
- a CDS encoding TetR/AcrR family transcriptional regulator: MRRSSDETKAVILTAACERFGAVGFQGATIRAIAADAGVDPAMVMRYYGSKDKLFAAAAEFDLRFPDFAAADSAQVGRLLVRHFLERWEADEALVILLRSSATNGEAAQRMQEIFGAQLQPLVATLVPAGESGVRAGLIATQILGMALCRFVLRLPPVVEMSRDEIVEWLGPTIQRYLGRPEA; the protein is encoded by the coding sequence ATGAGGAGATCGTCGGACGAAACCAAGGCGGTGATCCTGACGGCCGCCTGCGAGCGGTTCGGCGCGGTGGGATTTCAGGGCGCGACGATTCGGGCCATCGCCGCCGACGCGGGGGTCGACCCCGCCATGGTCATGCGGTACTACGGCAGCAAGGACAAGCTGTTCGCGGCCGCGGCCGAGTTCGACTTGCGGTTTCCCGACTTCGCCGCGGCCGACTCGGCGCAGGTCGGGCGGTTGCTGGTTCGGCACTTTCTCGAACGCTGGGAGGCCGACGAGGCGCTGGTGATCCTGCTGCGGTCCAGCGCCACCAACGGCGAAGCGGCGCAACGGATGCAGGAGATTTTCGGGGCTCAATTACAACCGCTGGTCGCCACACTGGTGCCCGCCGGGGAATCCGGTGTGCGGGCCGGGCTGATCGCCACGCAGATCCTGGGTATGGCGTTGTGCCGCTTCGTCTTACGGCTGCCGCCGGTCGTCGAGATGAGCCGAGACGAGATTGTCGAATGGCTCGGCCCGACCATTCAGCGCTACCTCGGGCGGCCGGAGGCCTGA
- a CDS encoding enoyl-CoA hydratase, which yields MIGITQAEAVLTIELQRPERRNALNSELVEELREAFQKACDGSVRAIVLTGQGTAFCAGADLSGDAFAADYPDRLIELHRVMDTTPIPVIGAINGPAIGAGLQLAMQCDLRVVAPEAFFQFPTSKYGLALDNWSIRRLASLVGHGRARAMLLAAEKLTADAALQTGMANRIGTLADAQAWAAEIAGLAPLAIQHAKRVLNDDGAIEEAGPVHKELFDRAWASQDVIEAQVARIEKRPPRFQGA from the coding sequence ATGATCGGTATTACCCAGGCCGAAGCCGTGCTGACCATTGAGCTGCAGCGGCCCGAGCGCCGCAATGCCCTCAATTCGGAGCTCGTTGAGGAGCTGCGCGAGGCCTTCCAGAAGGCGTGCGACGGGTCCGTGCGGGCCATCGTGCTCACGGGCCAGGGCACGGCGTTCTGTGCCGGCGCCGACCTGAGTGGTGACGCGTTCGCCGCCGACTACCCCGACCGGCTCATCGAGTTGCACAGGGTGATGGATACCACGCCGATCCCGGTGATCGGTGCCATCAACGGGCCCGCCATCGGTGCGGGCCTGCAGCTGGCCATGCAGTGCGATCTGCGGGTCGTCGCACCGGAGGCGTTCTTCCAGTTCCCGACATCGAAATACGGTCTGGCGCTTGATAATTGGAGCATCCGGCGGCTGGCGTCGCTGGTCGGTCACGGCCGGGCCCGCGCGATGCTGCTGGCGGCGGAGAAGCTGACCGCCGATGCGGCGCTGCAGACCGGAATGGCCAACCGCATCGGGACACTGGCCGACGCCCAGGCCTGGGCCGCCGAGATCGCGGGCCTGGCGCCGCTGGCCATTCAGCACGCCAAACGGGTGCTGAACGACGACGGCGCCATCGAGGAAGCCGGGCCGGTGCACAAGGAGCTCTTCGACAGGGCATGGGCGAGCCAGGACGTGATCGAAGCCCAGGTCGCCCGCATCGAAAAGCGACCTCCGAGGTTCCAGGGGGCCTGA
- a CDS encoding carboxyl transferase domain-containing protein, translating to MSRITAAQLRDAVLDEGSFARWDSEPLAVPASEAYSRELADARAATGLDESVLTGEGRLFGRRVAVVVCEFGFLGGSIGVAAAERITAAVQRATAEGLPLLASPSSGGTRMQEGTVAFLQMVKIAAAVRLHKQAHLAYLVYLRNPTTGGVFASWGSLGHLTVAEPGALIGFLGPRVYQLLYGEPFPEGIQTAENLQRHGVIDGVVAVGELRRMLDRALTVIADPPRPLPGASPPEPIPDVPAWESVVASRRPDRPGVGLLLRHGATDRVLLSGTGQGEAATTLLALARFAGQPVVVLGQQRVTGGTVGPASLREARRGMALAAELRLPLVLVIDTAGPALSAEAEEGGLAGQIAQCLAELVTLDTPTVSVLLGQGSGGPALAMVPADRVLSALHGWLAPLPPEGASAIVFRDTAHAAELAAAQGIRSADLLASGIVDAIVPEHPDAADEPVEFCRRLSGAVAAEVHALRETPPAERLATRLRRYRGIGLPGNRLGRDT from the coding sequence GTGAGTCGTATCACGGCTGCTCAGCTGCGCGACGCGGTGCTGGACGAGGGCTCCTTCGCCCGCTGGGACAGCGAGCCGCTCGCGGTGCCGGCCAGCGAGGCGTATTCGCGAGAGCTGGCCGACGCGCGGGCGGCCACCGGCCTGGACGAGTCGGTGCTGACCGGCGAGGGCCGCCTCTTCGGGCGCCGGGTGGCGGTCGTGGTCTGCGAGTTCGGCTTTCTCGGCGGCTCGATCGGGGTGGCGGCCGCCGAGCGCATCACCGCCGCGGTGCAGCGGGCGACCGCCGAGGGCCTACCTCTGCTGGCCTCGCCGAGCTCCGGGGGCACCCGGATGCAGGAGGGCACGGTCGCCTTCCTGCAAATGGTGAAGATCGCCGCCGCGGTGCGCCTGCACAAGCAGGCGCACCTGGCCTACCTGGTCTACCTGCGCAACCCGACCACCGGCGGGGTGTTCGCGTCGTGGGGATCGCTGGGCCACCTCACGGTGGCCGAGCCGGGCGCACTGATCGGCTTCCTCGGGCCCCGGGTGTACCAGCTGCTCTACGGCGAGCCGTTCCCCGAAGGCATCCAGACGGCGGAGAACCTGCAGCGCCACGGGGTGATCGACGGCGTCGTCGCGGTCGGTGAACTGCGCCGGATGCTGGACCGCGCGCTGACCGTCATCGCCGATCCGCCCCGGCCCCTACCGGGGGCCTCGCCTCCCGAACCGATACCCGACGTGCCGGCCTGGGAGTCGGTGGTGGCGTCCCGCCGCCCCGACCGGCCGGGTGTCGGGCTGCTGCTGCGCCACGGCGCCACCGATCGGGTGCTGCTGTCGGGCACCGGTCAGGGCGAGGCGGCGACGACCCTGTTGGCGCTGGCCCGCTTCGCCGGTCAGCCCGTGGTGGTGCTTGGCCAGCAACGGGTGACCGGCGGGACGGTGGGACCCGCGTCGCTGCGTGAGGCCCGGCGCGGCATGGCGCTGGCCGCCGAGTTGCGCCTACCGCTGGTGCTGGTGATCGACACCGCCGGCCCTGCGCTGTCGGCCGAGGCCGAAGAGGGCGGGCTGGCGGGCCAGATCGCCCAGTGCCTGGCCGAGCTGGTGACCCTCGACACCCCGACGGTGTCCGTACTGCTCGGCCAGGGCAGCGGCGGGCCGGCGCTGGCGATGGTGCCCGCGGATCGCGTCCTGTCGGCCTTGCACGGCTGGCTGGCGCCACTCCCACCGGAAGGCGCCAGCGCGATCGTCTTCCGCGACACCGCGCACGCCGCCGAACTCGCTGCGGCGCAAGGCATCCGGTCGGCCGACCTGCTCGCGTCCGGGATCGTAGACGCCATCGTGCCGGAGCATCCCGACGCCGCCGACGAGCCGGTCGAATTCTGCCGGCGGCTCTCGGGCGCAGTCGCCGCCGAGGTGCACGCGCTGCGCGAGACGCCGCCCGCCGAGCGTCTGGCCACCCGGCTGCGGCGCTACCGCGGCATCGGATTGCCCGGAAACCGTCTCGGCCGCGACACATAA